One Verrucomicrobiaceae bacterium genomic window carries:
- a CDS encoding right-handed parallel beta-helix repeat-containing protein — protein MKSTLALLFLGLIAGLRAENAIRIDAAAYPTLQAALDALPAKGGIVVIPPGDYALSQPLILRNAETRLEGSGAATHLINQNTEGQPALSIRPPTLDKDKKAELWRVQIGNLRISGNEKSGDGIYAEKIQEIFLQGVSIDHHGGNGIHLNNCFEDPRINDCILTYNKLAGLQITGCHDIVVSGNHFEENQDALRCVDAFNLCATGNNIDDHLRHGIVIENTYGSVCSGNMIEECNGTAIILDRDCYGITLSANVIAHHLQGGIDLRDACGCAVSANTFVLCHGFGVRLAAASERDSITGNTFTNSYMGGGQLKRPLREHQNPMQIDAGGGVLLEAATDVTITGNTFAGLDTEAVKATPGSKGLLIANNLLRDCCKKLPPGSKPLNLSDAAGSIIKDNLGQE, from the coding sequence ATGAAATCCACGCTTGCTCTACTCTTCCTCGGCCTCATCGCGGGGCTCCGTGCAGAAAATGCCATCCGCATCGACGCAGCGGCTTATCCGACGCTCCAGGCCGCGCTGGATGCTCTGCCCGCGAAGGGCGGTATCGTCGTCATTCCGCCGGGGGATTATGCACTGAGCCAGCCACTCATCCTGCGCAATGCGGAGACACGCCTAGAGGGCAGTGGTGCCGCCACGCATCTCATCAATCAAAACACCGAGGGCCAGCCTGCGCTCTCCATCCGCCCGCCCACGCTCGACAAGGATAAAAAGGCCGAGCTTTGGCGCGTGCAGATCGGGAATCTGCGCATCAGTGGCAATGAAAAAAGCGGTGACGGCATCTACGCGGAAAAGATCCAGGAAATCTTCCTCCAAGGCGTGTCCATCGACCACCACGGCGGCAATGGCATCCACCTCAACAACTGCTTTGAAGATCCACGCATCAATGACTGCATCCTCACCTACAACAAGCTCGCGGGTCTCCAGATCACGGGCTGTCATGACATCGTGGTCAGTGGCAATCACTTTGAGGAAAACCAAGACGCCCTGCGCTGTGTCGATGCCTTCAATCTCTGCGCCACGGGCAATAATATCGACGACCATTTGCGCCACGGCATCGTCATCGAAAACACCTACGGCAGCGTTTGCTCTGGGAACATGATCGAGGAGTGCAATGGCACCGCCATCATCCTCGACCGTGATTGCTACGGCATCACGCTCAGTGCCAATGTCATCGCCCATCACCTCCAGGGCGGGATCGACCTGCGTGATGCCTGCGGCTGCGCTGTCAGTGCGAATACCTTTGTGCTCTGCCATGGTTTTGGCGTGCGGCTAGCTGCCGCCAGTGAGCGGGATAGCATCACGGGAAACACCTTCACCAACTCCTACATGGGTGGCGGTCAGCTGAAGCGCCCGCTGCGTGAGCACCAGAACCCGATGCAGATCGACGCCGGTGGCGGCGTGCTGCTAGAGGCTGCCACCGATGTCACCATCACAGGCAATACCTTTGCCGGGCTGGATACAGAGGCGGTCAAGGCCACTCCTGGCAGCAAAGGCCTCCTCATCGCGAACAATCTCCTGCGTGACTGCTGCAAAAAGCTCCCGCCCGGCAGCAAGCCGCTGAACCTCAGTGATGCAGCGGGCTCCATCATCAAAGACAACCTCGGCCAGGAGTGA
- a CDS encoding NPCBM/NEW2 domain-containing protein yields MRLALSLLFLPTLVFAAPKPLFQSKVIDTKTPNHSVDIDVSLEGAKELFLVVTDGGNGFTADWADWAEPRLILADGSEKKLTEIEWKSAQSGFGQVSVNANAGGKELRSAGKLIDYGIGTHANSVIAFNLPTGAKRFKARGALDEGGTKQGNSSSVTFAVYAENPGPITASDTNTAAHEPENATQQLDVHPECVVQLFASEPMMASPASIDIDHRGRVWVCEVVNYRKHNGERAEGDRILILEDTDGDAKADKSTVFHQGRDVDSAHGICVLGNKALISCGDDVFWLIDDNGDDKADHKELMFTKIGGAQHDHGIHAFHFGPDGRLYFNFGNAGKQLCDKDGNLITDIHGVKCTNQNNRPYQQGMVFRCELDGSNVEVLAWNFRNNWEVAVDSFGTMWQSDNDDDGNKGVRINYVMEFGNYGYSDEMTGEGWQVPRIGWESEIPQRHWHQNDPGVVPNMLLTGAGSPTGMQVYEGDLLPSIFHGQPIHCDAGPNVVRGYITQPDGAGYKAEIVNILEGTQNRWFRPSDVAVAPDGSLIVADWYDPGVGGHGMGDVTRGRLFRVTTKAAERYVMPKIKFMSDLKKAARTQFTSPNESARFEGWQMVKNMGETGQKVVEELWGDSRAIPQHRARALWALQCAPGLQPVNPTKVQNAIESAISPADELKLSSTLATAFSDPNPNIRITALRAARQLWQQKQPEKLREVIAKVVNDKSPAVRREAAIALRFDQNTDAPALWASIALNSWNYDRWIVEALGVSNEGREESRTAFIGDIEKQNDDGISAELILRQRDRGIPGFIADQLVAAADSQSQHFQKQPLRCLRSLQLLQYHHREEVAKAALTIFLKADAETALAATALLDRNAIASNPEAKTRLEALLKPVIGKADFVALVERLNLTGFEKELLDFISANPNAPESVNAARLIAANREGALRFLKDADAKSAKALIASLGRVSDRAAVAVMNQHFWPEKREDVRRVLIDALALSGEGGRAILKWQSEGKLPPELKDQAALALSRSTDAGVRNEAAKALPLPAAQGLANFPKLPELMQLKGDAAKGQTMFTQAGCVACHRVKGQFIDFGPDLTQIGAKLSKDGLFTAILYPSAAVEHSFVGLNVTTKDGQSLTGYVVSETDSELTLRIAGGASTTVKKANLVKKDELKDSLMPPGLAAPIGPQGLADLVAWLQGLR; encoded by the coding sequence ATGCGCCTCGCTCTCAGCCTCCTTTTCCTCCCCACACTCGTTTTTGCGGCCCCAAAGCCACTTTTCCAATCCAAAGTCATCGATACGAAAACGCCGAACCACAGCGTGGACATCGACGTCTCGCTCGAGGGCGCGAAGGAGCTCTTCCTCGTCGTCACCGATGGCGGCAATGGCTTCACCGCCGATTGGGCGGATTGGGCAGAGCCGCGTCTCATCCTCGCGGATGGCAGTGAGAAAAAACTCACCGAGATCGAGTGGAAGTCGGCGCAGTCTGGTTTTGGCCAAGTCAGCGTCAATGCAAACGCGGGCGGCAAAGAACTCCGCAGCGCGGGCAAGCTCATCGACTACGGCATCGGCACGCATGCCAATAGCGTCATCGCATTCAATCTACCCACAGGCGCAAAGCGCTTCAAAGCACGCGGCGCTCTCGATGAAGGCGGCACGAAGCAGGGAAACAGCAGCAGCGTCACCTTTGCCGTTTACGCCGAAAACCCCGGCCCCATCACCGCCAGCGACACCAACACCGCTGCGCACGAGCCGGAAAACGCCACGCAGCAGCTCGATGTGCACCCCGAGTGCGTCGTGCAGCTCTTCGCCAGCGAGCCCATGATGGCCTCGCCCGCCAGCATCGACATCGACCACCGCGGCCGCGTGTGGGTCTGCGAGGTCGTGAACTACCGCAAGCACAACGGCGAACGCGCCGAGGGCGACCGCATCCTCATCCTCGAAGACACCGATGGCGACGCGAAGGCCGACAAATCCACCGTCTTCCACCAGGGCCGCGATGTGGACAGCGCCCACGGCATCTGCGTCCTCGGCAACAAAGCCCTCATCTCCTGCGGCGACGACGTATTCTGGCTCATCGACGACAACGGCGACGACAAAGCCGACCACAAAGAGCTCATGTTCACGAAGATCGGCGGCGCACAGCACGACCACGGCATCCACGCCTTCCACTTCGGCCCCGATGGCCGCCTCTACTTTAATTTTGGCAACGCCGGCAAACAGCTCTGCGACAAGGACGGCAACCTCATCACCGACATCCACGGCGTGAAGTGCACCAATCAAAACAACCGCCCCTACCAGCAAGGCATGGTCTTCCGCTGCGAGCTCGATGGCAGCAACGTCGAGGTGCTCGCCTGGAACTTCCGCAACAACTGGGAAGTCGCCGTCGATAGCTTCGGCACGATGTGGCAGTCCGACAACGACGACGACGGCAACAAAGGCGTGCGCATCAACTACGTCATGGAGTTCGGCAACTACGGCTACTCCGACGAAATGACCGGCGAAGGCTGGCAGGTCCCGCGCATCGGCTGGGAAAGCGAGATCCCGCAGCGTCACTGGCATCAAAACGACCCCGGCGTCGTCCCGAACATGCTTCTCACCGGCGCAGGCAGCCCCACCGGCATGCAAGTCTATGAAGGCGATCTGCTCCCCAGCATCTTCCACGGCCAGCCCATCCATTGCGACGCCGGACCCAACGTCGTCCGCGGCTACATCACCCAGCCCGACGGCGCCGGCTACAAGGCTGAGATCGTCAACATCCTCGAAGGCACCCAGAACCGCTGGTTCCGCCCCAGCGATGTCGCCGTCGCCCCCGATGGCTCTTTAATTGTCGCCGACTGGTATGACCCCGGAGTCGGCGGTCACGGCATGGGCGATGTGACGCGTGGGAGGTTGTTTCGGGTGACGACGAAGGCGGCGGAAAGATATGTGATGCCAAAGATCAAGTTCATGAGTGATTTGAAGAAGGCTGCTCGCACGCAGTTCACTTCCCCCAATGAGTCTGCCCGCTTTGAAGGATGGCAGATGGTGAAAAACATGGGGGAAACGGGACAGAAGGTAGTGGAAGAGCTATGGGGAGACAGCAGAGCGATTCCGCAGCACCGAGCGCGTGCGCTGTGGGCTTTACAATGTGCTCCAGGGCTTCAGCCCGTGAACCCGACCAAAGTCCAAAATGCTATCGAATCAGCCATATCACCCGCCGACGAGCTAAAGCTCTCAAGTACATTGGCCACCGCCTTCTCCGACCCCAATCCAAATATTCGCATCACCGCCCTCCGCGCCGCCCGCCAGCTCTGGCAGCAAAAACAGCCGGAGAAGCTCCGCGAAGTCATCGCGAAGGTCGTGAACGACAAATCGCCCGCCGTGCGTCGCGAAGCGGCGATTGCGTTGAGGTTTGACCAGAACACTGATGCACCAGCTCTGTGGGCAAGTATTGCTCTCAATTCCTGGAACTACGATCGTTGGATCGTCGAGGCATTGGGAGTCAGCAATGAGGGACGGGAAGAATCGAGGACGGCTTTTATCGGAGACATCGAAAAACAAAATGATGATGGAATCTCCGCTGAACTAATCTTGCGGCAGCGTGATCGCGGCATCCCCGGCTTCATCGCAGACCAACTTGTGGCTGCCGCCGACTCCCAGTCCCAGCATTTTCAGAAACAACCACTTCGGTGTCTCCGCTCCCTCCAACTCCTCCAATACCACCACCGCGAAGAAGTCGCCAAAGCCGCACTGACCATCTTCCTCAAAGCCGACGCCGAAACGGCTCTCGCGGCCACGGCGTTGCTCGACCGCAATGCCATCGCTTCGAATCCGGAGGCCAAGACGCGGCTGGAGGCGCTTTTGAAGCCGGTGATCGGCAAGGCGGACTTTGTGGCCTTGGTCGAAAGGCTCAACCTGACGGGTTTTGAGAAGGAACTGCTCGATTTCATCAGCGCGAACCCGAACGCGCCGGAGTCGGTGAACGCGGCGCGGCTCATCGCGGCGAATCGCGAGGGTGCGCTGCGCTTTTTGAAGGATGCGGACGCGAAATCGGCCAAGGCGCTCATCGCCTCGCTGGGTCGCGTGAGCGATCGCGCGGCGGTGGCGGTCATGAACCAGCATTTCTGGCCGGAAAAGCGCGAGGACGTGCGCCGCGTGCTCATCGACGCCCTCGCGCTCAGCGGCGAAGGCGGTCGCGCGATCCTCAAATGGCAGTCCGAAGGCAAATTGCCGCCTGAACTCAAAGATCAGGCCGCTCTGGCCCTCAGCCGCAGCACCGATGCCGGTGTGCGCAACGAAGCCGCGAAGGCCCTGCCACTGCCCGCCGCGCAAGGGCTCGCCAACTTCCCCAAACTGCCCGAACTCATGCAGTTGAAGGGCGATGCCGCCAAAGGCCAAACCATGTTCACGCAAGCCGGCTGCGTGGCCTGCCATCGCGTCAAAGGCCAGTTCATCGACTTCGGCCCCGATTTGACGCAGATCGGTGCGAAGCTCAGCAAAGACGGCCTTTTCACCGCCATCCTCTACCCCAGCGCCGCCGTGGAGCACAGCTTCGTGGGCCTGAATGTGACCACGAAGGACGGACAGTCACTCACCGGTTATGTGGTGAGTGAAACCGACAGCGAGCTGACCCTGCGCATCGCTGGTGGAGCCTCCACCACCGTCAAAAAGGCCAATCTGGTCAAAAAAGACGAGCTGAAGGACTCACTGATGCCTCCAGGCCTCGCGGCCCCCATCGGCCCCCAAGGCCTTGCTGATCTCGTCGCATGGTTACAAGGCCTGCGCTGA
- a CDS encoding cation transporter gives MRLSLAVGFLMLVLKVGAYVLTGSAAILGDAAESVVHVAAVMFATFSLSLLQKPADDDHPYGHSKIAFFSAGIEGALIILAALFIIYESVRRLIMHLPPSNLDAGLLLTTLTIAINAALGWYLIRMGKKAGSLILQANGKHVLTDVWTSLGAIIGLGLVALTGWSGWDSVCGLIMAGNIIWTGYGLMRESVGGLMDTADPQLNAALDAALRRETQKHGVEFHALRHRDAGAMHYVEVHLLFDDAMLLRDAHRTATQIEHAVQASVDHPVLITTHLECLGDHDELHENGESSDPNRKLAP, from the coding sequence ATGCGCCTCTCACTAGCGGTGGGTTTTCTCATGTTGGTGCTCAAAGTCGGTGCGTATGTGCTGACGGGCTCTGCGGCGATCCTGGGTGATGCAGCGGAGTCTGTCGTGCATGTCGCGGCAGTGATGTTCGCCACCTTCAGCCTGAGTTTACTGCAAAAGCCTGCGGATGACGATCATCCCTACGGCCATAGCAAGATCGCGTTTTTTTCCGCCGGCATCGAGGGGGCACTGATCATCCTGGCAGCGCTATTCATCATCTACGAGTCCGTACGGCGCTTGATCATGCATCTGCCACCGTCGAATCTGGACGCGGGCCTGCTGCTCACCACGCTGACTATCGCCATCAATGCGGCGCTGGGCTGGTATTTGATCCGCATGGGCAAAAAGGCCGGATCACTCATCCTCCAGGCCAATGGCAAACACGTACTCACCGATGTGTGGACCAGCCTCGGGGCGATCATCGGCCTGGGACTGGTGGCACTGACGGGGTGGTCTGGCTGGGACTCGGTCTGCGGCCTCATCATGGCGGGGAACATCATCTGGACTGGATACGGACTCATGCGGGAGAGCGTGGGAGGGCTGATGGACACGGCCGATCCACAGCTCAATGCCGCCCTGGATGCCGCACTGCGCCGCGAGACACAGAAGCATGGAGTAGAGTTCCACGCCCTACGCCACCGTGATGCAGGGGCCATGCACTACGTCGAGGTGCATCTGCTCTTTGATGATGCCATGCTGCTGCGTGATGCCCACCGCACCGCCACCCAGATCGAGCATGCGGTGCAAGCCAGCGTGGATCACCCGGTGCTCATCACCACGCATCTCGAATGCCTAGGCGATCACGATGAGCTGCATGAGAATGGGGAATCCAGTGACCCAAACCGCAAACTCGCTCCATGA
- a CDS encoding biotin--[acetyl-CoA-carboxylase] ligase has protein sequence MIPLSADALNVPELPWNVCVLDEVGSTSDWLKQQAAQLPTGTVVFAESQTAGRGRRENRWITPPGRDLMFSMLLRPDAELEKWPRITTLAALALCQAVEAELPLSPRIKWPNDIYLDGVKIGGLLAETVSGPAGMLLVLGIGLNVNTLDFPPEIAATSLLKKLASPTLREIDRNSLAAQVLSALHAAFQRIDSGFCEAVAEVRERSWLTQRTIRAMTPTGEIFGRVLDLDEEGHLVLQLADGSTHTLASADHVRAVC, from the coding sequence ATGATCCCCCTCTCTGCGGATGCGCTGAATGTCCCCGAGTTGCCCTGGAATGTCTGTGTGCTCGATGAGGTGGGCTCCACCAGTGATTGGCTGAAGCAGCAGGCCGCGCAGCTGCCCACGGGCACGGTGGTCTTTGCCGAATCACAGACCGCCGGGCGTGGCAGGCGGGAGAATCGCTGGATCACGCCACCCGGCCGCGATTTGATGTTTTCCATGCTCCTACGGCCCGATGCAGAGCTCGAAAAATGGCCCCGCATCACCACCCTGGCGGCGCTAGCGCTCTGTCAGGCCGTGGAGGCGGAGCTACCACTCTCCCCACGTATCAAGTGGCCGAATGACATCTACCTCGATGGTGTAAAAATCGGCGGCTTGCTCGCAGAGACCGTCTCTGGACCAGCAGGCATGCTGCTGGTGCTAGGCATCGGCTTGAACGTCAATACGCTCGATTTCCCCCCAGAGATCGCCGCCACCTCTCTGCTCAAAAAGCTGGCTTCACCGACGCTGCGTGAGATCGACCGGAATTCACTCGCGGCGCAGGTCCTGAGTGCCTTGCACGCGGCTTTTCAGCGCATCGACAGCGGCTTCTGCGAGGCCGTGGCGGAGGTTCGTGAACGGAGCTGGCTGACCCAGCGCACCATCCGCGCCATGACGCCTACGGGAGAGATTTTTGGACGCGTGCTCGATCTGGATGAGGAAGGCCACCTCGTCCTCCAACTCGCGGATGGCAGCACGCATACACTCGCCAGCGCTGATCACGTCCGCGCCGTGTGCTGA